Proteins encoded in a region of the Tachyglossus aculeatus isolate mTacAcu1 chromosome 11, mTacAcu1.pri, whole genome shotgun sequence genome:
- the BECN1 gene encoding beclin-1 isoform X2 produces MEGSKSSSSTMQVSFVCQRCSQPLKLDTSFKILDRVTIQELTAPLLSAAQAKPTETHEEEPSAGEEAFTETRQDGVSRRFIPPARMMSTESANSFTLIGEASDGGTMENLSRRLKVTGDLFDIMSGQTDVDHPLCEECTDTLLDQLDTQLNITENECQNYKRCLEILEQMNEEDKEKLQMELKELMLEEERLIQELEAVEQKRQAVAENFEKVQAEAERLDHEEAQYQKEYSEFKRQQLELDDELKSVDNQMRYAQMQLDKLKKTNVFNATFHIWHSGQFGTINTFRLGRLPSVPVEWNEINAAWGQTVLLLHALANKMGLRFQRYRLVPYGNHSYLESLTDKSKELPLYCSGGLRFFWDNKFDHAMVAFLDCVQQFKEEVEKGETRFCLPYRMDVEKGKIEDTGGSGGSYSIKTQFNSEEQWTKALKFMLTNLKWGLAWVSSQFYNK; encoded by the exons ATGGAGGGATCGAAGTCTTCGAGCAGCACCATGCAGGTGAGCTTCGTGTGCCAGCGCTGCAGCCAGCCCCTGAAGCTGGACACGTCCTTCAAGATCCTGGACCGGGTGACCATCCAGGAACTCACAG CTCCGCTGCTCAGCGCAGCCCAGGCGAAACCCACAGAGACCCATGAAGAAGAGCCCAGTGCAGGAGAG gaggcctttactGAAACCCGGCAGGACGGCGTCTCCCGAAGATTCATCCCCCCGGCCAG GATGATGTCCACGGAGAGCGCCAACAGTTTCACCCTGATTGGGGAGGCGTCGGATGGGGGTACCATGGAGAACCTCAGCCGGAGGCTGAAG GTCACCGGGGACCTATTCGACATCATGTCGGGCCAGACGGACGTGGACCACCCTCTGTGCGAGGAGTGCACGGACACGCTGTTGGACCAGCTGGATACACAGCTCAACATCACGGAGAACGAGTGCCAGAACTACAA ACGCTGCCTCGAGATCCTGGAGCAGATGAACGAGGAGGATAAAGAGAAGCTGCAGATGGAGCTGAAGGAGCTgatgctggaggaggagaggctgaTCCAGGAGCTGGAGGCCGTGGAGCAGAAACGCCAGGCCGTGGCTGAGAACTTCGAGAAGGTCCAGGCCGAGGCGGAGAGGCTGGACCACGAGGAGGCTCA GTACCAGAAGGAGTACAGTGAATTCAAGCGGCAACAGCTGGAGCTGGATGATGAGCTGAAGAGCGTGGACAACCAGATGCGCTACGCCCAGATGCAGCTGGACAAGCTGAAGAAAACCAACGTCTTCAACGCCACGTTCCATATCTG GCACAGCGGGCAGTTCGGCACAATCAACACCTTCAGGCTGGGACGCCTGCCCAGCGTCCCCGTGGAGTGGAATGAGATCAACGCGGCGTGGGGACAGACCGTGTTACTGCTTCACGCCTTGGCGAACAAGATGGGCCTGAGGTTCCAGAG GTACCGCCTGGTCCCTTATGGAAACCACTCGTACCTGGAGTCCCTCACGGACAAATCCAAG GAGCTGCCCCTCTACTGCTCAGGGGGCCTGCGCTTCTTCTGGGATAACAAGTTTGACCACGCGATGGTAGCATTCCTGGACTGCGTGCAACAGTTCAAAGAAgaagtggagaaaggagagacgcGCTTCTGCCTGCCTTACAG GATGGACGTGGAGAAAGGCAAGATCGAAGACACGGGGGGGAGCGGGGGCTCCTACTCCATCAAAACCCAGTTCAACTCGGAAGAGCAGTGGACCAAGGCCCTCAAGTTCATGCTGACCAACCTGAAGTGGGGTCTGGCCTGGGTCTCCTCGCAGTTTTATAACAAATGA
- the BECN1 gene encoding beclin-1 isoform X1, whose protein sequence is MEGSKSSSSTMQVSFVCQRCSQPLKLDTSFKILDRVTIQELTAPLLSAAQAKPTETHEEEPSAGEEAFTETRQDGVSRRFIPPARWMMSTESANSFTLIGEASDGGTMENLSRRLKVTGDLFDIMSGQTDVDHPLCEECTDTLLDQLDTQLNITENECQNYKRCLEILEQMNEEDKEKLQMELKELMLEEERLIQELEAVEQKRQAVAENFEKVQAEAERLDHEEAQYQKEYSEFKRQQLELDDELKSVDNQMRYAQMQLDKLKKTNVFNATFHIWHSGQFGTINTFRLGRLPSVPVEWNEINAAWGQTVLLLHALANKMGLRFQRYRLVPYGNHSYLESLTDKSKELPLYCSGGLRFFWDNKFDHAMVAFLDCVQQFKEEVEKGETRFCLPYRMDVEKGKIEDTGGSGGSYSIKTQFNSEEQWTKALKFMLTNLKWGLAWVSSQFYNK, encoded by the exons ATGGAGGGATCGAAGTCTTCGAGCAGCACCATGCAGGTGAGCTTCGTGTGCCAGCGCTGCAGCCAGCCCCTGAAGCTGGACACGTCCTTCAAGATCCTGGACCGGGTGACCATCCAGGAACTCACAG CTCCGCTGCTCAGCGCAGCCCAGGCGAAACCCACAGAGACCCATGAAGAAGAGCCCAGTGCAGGAGAG gaggcctttactGAAACCCGGCAGGACGGCGTCTCCCGAAGATTCATCCCCCCGGCCAGGTG GATGATGTCCACGGAGAGCGCCAACAGTTTCACCCTGATTGGGGAGGCGTCGGATGGGGGTACCATGGAGAACCTCAGCCGGAGGCTGAAG GTCACCGGGGACCTATTCGACATCATGTCGGGCCAGACGGACGTGGACCACCCTCTGTGCGAGGAGTGCACGGACACGCTGTTGGACCAGCTGGATACACAGCTCAACATCACGGAGAACGAGTGCCAGAACTACAA ACGCTGCCTCGAGATCCTGGAGCAGATGAACGAGGAGGATAAAGAGAAGCTGCAGATGGAGCTGAAGGAGCTgatgctggaggaggagaggctgaTCCAGGAGCTGGAGGCCGTGGAGCAGAAACGCCAGGCCGTGGCTGAGAACTTCGAGAAGGTCCAGGCCGAGGCGGAGAGGCTGGACCACGAGGAGGCTCA GTACCAGAAGGAGTACAGTGAATTCAAGCGGCAACAGCTGGAGCTGGATGATGAGCTGAAGAGCGTGGACAACCAGATGCGCTACGCCCAGATGCAGCTGGACAAGCTGAAGAAAACCAACGTCTTCAACGCCACGTTCCATATCTG GCACAGCGGGCAGTTCGGCACAATCAACACCTTCAGGCTGGGACGCCTGCCCAGCGTCCCCGTGGAGTGGAATGAGATCAACGCGGCGTGGGGACAGACCGTGTTACTGCTTCACGCCTTGGCGAACAAGATGGGCCTGAGGTTCCAGAG GTACCGCCTGGTCCCTTATGGAAACCACTCGTACCTGGAGTCCCTCACGGACAAATCCAAG GAGCTGCCCCTCTACTGCTCAGGGGGCCTGCGCTTCTTCTGGGATAACAAGTTTGACCACGCGATGGTAGCATTCCTGGACTGCGTGCAACAGTTCAAAGAAgaagtggagaaaggagagacgcGCTTCTGCCTGCCTTACAG GATGGACGTGGAGAAAGGCAAGATCGAAGACACGGGGGGGAGCGGGGGCTCCTACTCCATCAAAACCCAGTTCAACTCGGAAGAGCAGTGGACCAAGGCCCTCAAGTTCATGCTGACCAACCTGAAGTGGGGTCTGGCCTGGGTCTCCTCGCAGTTTTATAACAAATGA